Genomic DNA from Deinococcus sonorensis KR-87:
GACCTGCCCGGCGGGATGCTCAACCAGCGGCCGCGATCACGATCCTGAGGGCCCGGGCCGTCCCGAGGTGGCCTTCCGCCGTGCGCGGCGAGGCCAGCGGACGATTGAGCGAGTTCAGGCACGTACAACCCAGTGCCAGGCCGCCAGGGTCGGCGTGGCTCTTCCGGACAACCCCGATGCGGTGTGACATGGCAGCTCCTGACGTGGCCGAGCGCAGGGACAGGCGTCACGGGTCAACCTGGCCGTGAAGGACGGTTGGTGGGTGAGGGGCCATGGCCAGCTGGTCGATGCCGGGGTGTGAGACGTGCAGCACCCGGTACTGAACGTCATCGTCGTTGGGCACACCCTGCGTCCAGAGGGTGAAGTGGACGATTTCCCAGGCCTGTGGATCAAAGGCCACGGCCGTGGCGTACACCTGCGAACAGGCGGCGCGCGCCGACGCCTGAGCGAGATGACGGTCCAGAACGCCGTGCAGTTCAGCGTCGGCCGGGATGCGAGCGGTGCGGCGGGAGGCCGCGACGGGCTGCGGCGCGGCCGCCTGACCCGGCAGGTACTGAAGGCCGATGTACCGGCGCACGGCCGGCCGGCCGAAGGAACCCGACAGTCTCCTGAAGCCTTCGCCCAGCAGAAACTGGCGCATCCCGTCGGGATCGACCCAGAGGTAGAACGGCGCGTACTGGTGAACGGTGGAGCCCTGCTCGCCGCGAACCCGCACGCAGTAGGCCTTCAGGCCCAGCCCTGGAAAGTGGTCGGTGGCGTGTCCGTTGGTGGCGACGCGGTGACGGATGATCTGCATGTCGTAGTCGGCAGGCAAGGTGAATTCATACTGCATCGCATGCATGGTGGCGCTCCTTGGGTTCCGGTGGGGGCAGGTGATCGTCACCGTCGGCGACGTGCGCGAGCCACTGCGTGGCGTGTGAGGCGAGCGCCGGTTGGATGGCGAGGTGCTGCATCAGGCTGTCGGGCGCGGCGCCATGCCAGTGTTGTTCGCCGGCCTGGACAATGAGGGTGTCACCCGGAGTCATCACCTGAGGGGCTTCGCCTTTGCGCTGCAGGAGGCCGCGTCCGAGCGTGACCACCAGGATCTGCTCATGCGGGTGGATATGCCACGCGGTGCGGGCGCCGGGCGAGAAGGTCACCCGCAGGAGTTTCGTTTCGATGTCCGGGGCGTCCGGGGTGAGCGCGTCCACCCACACCTGACCGGTGAAGAGGTCGGCGGGCCCTGGAGTCGTGATCAGGTCGCTGTTGTTCCGGCGGTGCATCAGGCCTCCTGCCGGTGCCCTGGCACCGGTGTGTTCCCGGCCAGCATCTGGGCGACGCCGCAGCCAAACGACCAGTCTTCCGCGGTGTTCATCGTGATGGTGACCATCACGTCCTCGGGGCGCAGCCCCAGGGAGACGGAGAGTTTTTCAACCAGGCACCGGTAGAACGACGCCTTGGCGGCGGCGGAGCGGGCGCGCCCAGCGGTGACGCTGATAAAGACCTGGTCGCGGCTGCGCTGAATGCCGAGGTACTGGTCGTCGAAGATAAACTCACTTTCCGCGTGCTGGTGGATGACCTGAAAGCGGTCGTCGTGGGGCACCTCGAACGCCTCGACGAGTGCCTCGTGCACACGGTCGGCAAGGGCTCTGAGGTACGCGGGTGATTTGCCCTGGAGCAGCGAAAGACGAACAAACGGCATGAGGGTGGCCTCCTTTGAACCTGGACGCGCGAATGCGCGGATGCCTGATGGTACGGAGCGGAAATCTTGAGGTCTATCGCAAGGTTTCACACGGATTGTTCTGAAAAATCGAAACGTGAGGCGTGAATGGTGCGCCACGGACAAGCCCGCCGCACCGGGCAGGTCACCGCCCGGTCGCTCGGTCCGGTGGTGCCACCGTGGCCTCTGCACGGGCCAGGGTCACGCCACACCCAGCCGCGGCCGTCCCCTCACCGCCAAGAGGCACGGCGGCTGAAGGCTGGCCTCAGCCAGGACCGGGCCCTCGCGGCTGGCGTGGGCATGGGAAAAGAAGTGGAACGCCGGGTGGATCCGCCCGTCCTCCTCACCCTAACGTCCACCGACTGAACCTTCGGAGGGCGCTGCTCAGGTGGATGGGCCCGGCAGCAAAACTCGCGCCCTGCAATGTGCTGAACACGCCCGACGAACCGTCACGCGGAAGCGGCTGCTCACCCAAACGGCACAGGCGCCTCACGCCACCCTCCACCGCAAGTGGGCCCTGCAGGAAGGGCCTGCGTGATCCGCGGGCACCCGGACGGGACGCTCGCCGGGCGCGTCCCGCCCGAATAGGACGCCGTGTGGCTTCCCGCACCGGCAT
This window encodes:
- a CDS encoding tautomerase family protein translates to MPFVRLSLLQGKSPAYLRALADRVHEALVEAFEVPHDDRFQVIHQHAESEFIFDDQYLGIQRSRDQVFISVTAGRARSAAAKASFYRCLVEKLSVSLGLRPEDVMVTITMNTAEDWSFGCGVAQMLAGNTPVPGHRQEA
- a CDS encoding DUF4865 family protein; translation: MHAMQYEFTLPADYDMQIIRHRVATNGHATDHFPGLGLKAYCVRVRGEQGSTVHQYAPFYLWVDPDGMRQFLLGEGFRRLSGSFGRPAVRRYIGLQYLPGQAAAPQPVAASRRTARIPADAELHGVLDRHLAQASARAACSQVYATAVAFDPQAWEIVHFTLWTQGVPNDDDVQYRVLHVSHPGIDQLAMAPHPPTVLHGQVDP
- a CDS encoding cupin domain-containing protein, yielding MHRRNNSDLITTPGPADLFTGQVWVDALTPDAPDIETKLLRVTFSPGARTAWHIHPHEQILVVTLGRGLLQRKGEAPQVMTPGDTLIVQAGEQHWHGAAPDSLMQHLAIQPALASHATQWLAHVADGDDHLPPPEPKERHHACDAV